A part of Fimbriiglobus ruber genomic DNA contains:
- a CDS encoding ISL3 family transposase encodes MSSTVLYRAFGFRQYDGVRTTTADGVLTLHLRQDPTHDRCSYCQSPDVIRHGAEERTVRTVPIGGKPVDLRLPVPRLGCRNCGRIRPAAIRFARPFRRVTHAFGRDARSLRSHMTIPAVADHLQVGWDSIKALFQRHLHTHVAQPKLKKLKRLAIDEIAIGHGHRDLTIVLDLVSGAVVFVGQGKGADALTPFRKRRTAWHAKIEAVATDMSPAYTLAIREHLPRAIHVFDHFRVVKLFHDRLATFGRAWPRAAEGPLGQKLLKGTRWLILKNPENLDETKGERTRWEEALRSNQPLATAYDMKGAFRHFWDQPSVAAATRFLDDWCRRAEASKRSVLEKMAGTVRMHRQGVLNYHRCPISTGPLEGVNNKIRTLQRQAYGYRDHEFFHLRIFALHRAKYVPLG; translated from the coding sequence ATGTCCTCGACAGTACTCTATCGCGCGTTCGGGTTCCGCCAGTACGACGGCGTCCGGACGACCACCGCCGACGGCGTCCTCACCCTCCACCTCCGGCAAGACCCCACGCACGATCGCTGCTCGTACTGCCAATCCCCCGATGTCATCCGCCACGGGGCCGAGGAACGCACCGTTCGGACCGTCCCGATCGGGGGCAAGCCCGTCGACCTGCGGCTACCCGTACCCCGGCTCGGGTGCCGCAACTGCGGCCGCATCCGCCCGGCCGCGATCCGCTTCGCCCGCCCCTTCCGCCGCGTCACCCACGCCTTCGGGCGAGACGCCCGGAGCCTGCGGTCGCACATGACCATCCCCGCCGTCGCCGACCACCTCCAGGTCGGTTGGGACAGCATCAAAGCCCTGTTCCAGCGGCACCTGCACACCCACGTCGCCCAGCCCAAGCTCAAGAAACTCAAGCGCCTCGCCATCGACGAGATCGCCATCGGCCACGGCCACCGGGACCTCACCATTGTCCTCGATCTGGTCAGCGGGGCGGTGGTCTTCGTCGGCCAGGGCAAAGGCGCCGACGCGTTAACTCCCTTCCGGAAGCGCCGGACCGCCTGGCACGCGAAGATCGAGGCGGTCGCCACCGACATGTCGCCCGCGTACACCCTCGCCATCCGCGAACACCTACCGCGGGCGATCCACGTGTTCGACCACTTCCGCGTCGTCAAATTGTTCCACGACCGCCTCGCCACGTTCGGCCGCGCGTGGCCACGCGCGGCCGAAGGGCCGCTCGGCCAGAAGCTCCTCAAGGGAACCCGCTGGCTGATTCTGAAGAACCCCGAGAACCTGGACGAGACGAAAGGCGAACGGACGCGGTGGGAAGAGGCCTTGCGGAGCAACCAACCGCTGGCCACGGCTTACGACATGAAGGGGGCGTTCCGGCACTTCTGGGACCAACCGAGCGTGGCGGCCGCCACCCGATTCCTGGACGACTGGTGCCGTCGAGCCGAGGCGTCGAAGCGGTCGGTGCTGGAGAAGATGGCGGGAACCGTCCGGATGCACCGACAGGGGGTGCTCAATTACCACCGCTGCCCGATCTCGACCGGTCCGCTGGAGGGTGTCAACAACAAGATCCGGACGCTCCAGCGGCAGGCGTACGGCTATCGCGACCACGAGTTCTTCCACCTCCGCATTTTCGCCTTACACCGCGCCAAGTACGTTCCCCTCGGATGA
- a CDS encoding AraC family transcriptional regulator N-terminal domain-containing protein produces the protein MNAVAVSEECVAPNELAKLASVIARHTPTDGPHETVVPEVRLGRSSSRSERTGVVYEPSLCLVAQGAKEVLLAGEAYRYDPAQSLLVSVGIPVSSRVIEASPTHPCLTVRVALDLAVVGELLAEGIAAPPPGAPVRGIGVTPVEPPLLDAVSRLVALLDSPRDVGPLAPLVLREITYRVLTGPDGGRLRQIAATGAPAQRIARAVRWLREQFADPLQVETLARRVGMSPSAFHLHFKGVTGWSPLQYQKRLRLQEARRLMLGEGLNAGEAAFRVGYESQSQFTREYRRMFGAPPKRDVAVIKIVAPAAS, from the coding sequence TTGAACGCGGTCGCGGTGTCGGAGGAGTGCGTGGCACCGAACGAATTGGCGAAGCTGGCGTCCGTAATCGCGCGGCACACTCCGACCGACGGCCCGCATGAGACGGTCGTTCCCGAAGTGAGACTGGGTCGCTCCTCGTCCCGATCGGAACGCACCGGCGTCGTCTACGAGCCGTCGCTGTGCCTCGTTGCACAGGGAGCGAAGGAAGTGCTCCTGGCGGGCGAGGCGTACCGCTACGACCCGGCGCAGTCGCTCCTCGTGTCGGTGGGTATCCCGGTCTCGTCACGGGTGATCGAGGCGTCCCCCACCCACCCATGTCTCACGGTCCGCGTCGCGCTCGACCTGGCTGTAGTCGGTGAGCTTCTGGCCGAGGGGATCGCCGCCCCGCCGCCCGGCGCGCCGGTCCGGGGCATCGGCGTGACGCCCGTCGAACCGCCCCTGCTCGACGCCGTCAGCCGCCTCGTGGCCCTGCTCGATTCCCCGCGGGATGTGGGGCCCCTCGCGCCGCTCGTGCTCCGGGAGATCACCTACCGCGTCCTCACCGGGCCGGACGGGGGGCGGCTCCGGCAGATCGCCGCGACCGGCGCGCCGGCCCAGCGGATCGCGCGGGCGGTCCGGTGGCTCCGGGAGCAGTTCGCCGACCCACTCCAGGTCGAGACGCTGGCGCGGCGCGTGGGGATGAGCCCGTCGGCGTTTCATCTCCACTTCAAAGGGGTGACGGGGTGGAGCCCCCTCCAGTACCAGAAGCGACTCCGGCTCCAGGAGGCCCGGCGGCTCATGCTGGGGGAGGGGCTCAACGCGGGCGAAGCGGCGTTCCGGGTCGGGTACGAGAGTCAGTCCCAGTTCACCCGCGAGTACCGCCGGATGTTCGGTGCGCCACCGAAGCGGGACGTGGCCGTCATCAAGATCGTGGCCCCAGCCGCGTCTTGA
- a CDS encoding aldo/keto reductase yields the protein MQTRKLGKSDLEVSALGFGCMGLSFGFGPAAEKPDGIKIIRSAVDLGVTFFDTAEMYGPYANEELVGEALAPVRDRVVIATKFGFKIENGKMAGLDSRPEHIREVAEASLKRLRTDRIDLLYQHRVDPNVPIEDVAGSVKELILQGKVRHFGLSEAGVRTIRRAHAVQPVTALQSEYSLWWREPEAEILPTLEELGIGFVPFSPLGKGYLTGTIDENTAFGGADFRNLSPRFSAENRKANQAVVELLGRIAGNKNATPAQVALAWLLTRKPWLAPIPGTTKLHRLKENVGAVALELTAADLREIEEAASRITVQGERYPEAFQKMVDR from the coding sequence ATGCAGACGCGCAAACTCGGAAAGAGCGACCTCGAAGTGTCGGCCCTGGGCTTCGGCTGTATGGGCCTGAGTTTCGGTTTCGGGCCGGCGGCCGAGAAGCCGGATGGCATCAAAATCATCCGCTCGGCCGTGGACCTCGGGGTCACCTTCTTTGACACCGCCGAAATGTACGGACCGTATGCGAATGAGGAGTTGGTGGGCGAGGCGCTCGCTCCCGTCCGTGATCGGGTTGTGATCGCCACCAAGTTCGGGTTCAAGATCGAGAACGGCAAGATGGCCGGCCTGGACAGCCGGCCGGAGCACATCCGGGAGGTAGCAGAGGCGTCGCTCAAGCGGCTCCGGACGGACCGTATTGACCTCCTCTACCAGCATCGGGTGGACCCGAACGTCCCGATCGAGGACGTGGCCGGGTCTGTGAAGGAGCTGATCCTGCAAGGAAAGGTCCGGCACTTCGGTCTGTCCGAGGCCGGGGTCAGAACCATCCGCCGGGCGCACGCCGTCCAACCGGTGACGGCCCTGCAGAGCGAATACTCGCTGTGGTGGCGGGAACCGGAAGCGGAGATCTTGCCGACGTTGGAAGAATTGGGGATCGGGTTCGTGCCGTTCAGCCCGCTGGGCAAGGGCTACCTGACCGGGACGATCGACGAGAACACGGCGTTCGGCGGTGCCGATTTCCGCAACCTGTCGCCACGGTTCTCGGCGGAAAACCGGAAGGCCAATCAGGCGGTGGTCGAGTTGCTCGGCCGAATCGCCGGGAATAAGAACGCGACGCCCGCCCAGGTCGCACTGGCGTGGTTACTCACCCGGAAGCCGTGGCTCGCCCCCATCCCGGGGACGACAAAACTGCACCGGCTGAAGGAGAACGTCGGGGCGGTCGCCCTCGAACTGACTGCCGCCGACCTGCGGGAAATCGAAGAGGCCGCGTCGCGGATCACCGTGCAAGGAGAGCGATACCCGGAAGCGTTCCAAAAGATGGTCGACCGGTGA
- a CDS encoding DsbA family oxidoreductase, translating into MIIDVYSDIICPWCFIGKRRLEKAIAMLGAGDVAVRWHPFQLNPDMPREGVERRAYRIKKFGSWENSQAKDAQVAQAGRGEGLTFDYEKQTRTPNTLDGHRIIWLAGERGVQGAVVEAMFKAYFTDGRDLSDRATLVAVAVAVEGGLDAGEVADLLAGDAGLAEVREQEQMGRHLGVTGVPFVVINDSVAASGAQSPEMFLKAFEQAGEEVATGDACEVDPATGKRGC; encoded by the coding sequence ATGATCATCGACGTTTATTCGGACATCATTTGCCCGTGGTGCTTCATCGGCAAGCGGCGGCTGGAGAAGGCCATCGCGATGCTGGGCGCCGGCGACGTGGCCGTCCGGTGGCACCCGTTCCAGCTCAACCCGGACATGCCGCGCGAGGGCGTCGAGCGAAGAGCATACCGGATCAAGAAGTTTGGGAGCTGGGAAAATTCACAGGCGAAGGACGCCCAGGTGGCCCAGGCCGGGCGTGGTGAGGGGCTGACCTTCGACTACGAGAAGCAAACCCGCACGCCGAACACGCTCGACGGGCACCGAATCATCTGGTTGGCCGGGGAGCGGGGCGTTCAGGGCGCGGTTGTCGAGGCGATGTTCAAGGCGTACTTCACCGACGGACGCGACCTGTCCGACCGGGCGACTCTCGTCGCGGTCGCGGTCGCGGTCGAAGGCGGTCTCGACGCCGGGGAAGTGGCGGACCTGCTCGCCGGTGACGCAGGGTTGGCTGAAGTTCGCGAGCAGGAGCAGATGGGCCGCCATCTCGGCGTGACTGGAGTTCCCTTCGTCGTCATCAACGACTCGGTGGCCGCCTCGGGCGCTCAGAGCCCGGAGATGTTCCTCAAAGCGTTCGAGCAGGCGGGCGAAGAGGTCGCAACCGGGGACGCGTGCGAGGTGGATCCGGCAACGGGTAAGCGGGGGTGTTGA
- a CDS encoding PQQ-dependent sugar dehydrogenase — MSDRLRLAVLPLLLIASTAPGEDPKKPTGTRTGQDALGDWTTDAPGVCRKITLDDLARPYDTPSADNHPRVVKRPDGAWPKAPEGFQVTEFATGLTQPRVIVRAPNGDLFVAESSANRVHVFRDADGDGKPEVNEIFAEGLNRPFGIAFYPVGAEPKYVYVGNTDSVVRFPYKNDDTKAAGKAEVVVKDIPSGNEQVGGGGHWTRDLEFSPDGKTLYVSVGSRSNADDDDAREARRAAILAFDPDGKNERVFASGIRNPVGLATHPKTGQLWTSANERDLLGDNLVPDYITHVEEGGFYGWPWYYLGSNQDPRHQGKKPELKGKVIVPDVLLQSHMASLDLTFYTGDQFPKEYFHDAFASEHGSWNRARRVGYKVIRVPMKDGKATGEFEDFLVGFVTKEGDVWGRPVGVAVAKDGALMVTDDASGTVWRVAYTKKK, encoded by the coding sequence ATGAGCGATCGTCTCCGACTCGCCGTCCTGCCCCTCCTCCTGATCGCATCGACTGCCCCGGGCGAAGATCCGAAGAAGCCCACCGGCACCCGTACCGGCCAAGACGCGCTCGGCGACTGGACCACCGACGCCCCCGGCGTCTGCCGGAAAATCACACTCGACGATCTGGCCCGGCCCTACGACACCCCTTCGGCCGACAATCACCCCCGCGTCGTCAAGCGGCCCGACGGGGCGTGGCCCAAAGCCCCCGAGGGGTTCCAGGTGACGGAGTTCGCCACCGGGCTGACCCAACCTCGCGTCATCGTCCGCGCTCCGAACGGCGACCTGTTCGTGGCCGAGAGCAGCGCCAACCGCGTCCACGTGTTCCGCGACGCCGACGGCGACGGCAAGCCCGAGGTGAACGAAATCTTCGCCGAGGGCCTGAACCGCCCGTTCGGGATCGCATTCTATCCGGTCGGGGCCGAGCCGAAGTACGTGTACGTCGGCAATACCGACTCCGTCGTCCGCTTCCCGTACAAGAACGACGACACCAAGGCCGCGGGCAAGGCCGAGGTGGTCGTCAAGGACATCCCCAGCGGCAACGAGCAGGTGGGCGGTGGCGGGCACTGGACGCGGGACCTGGAGTTCTCGCCCGACGGCAAGACCCTGTACGTGTCGGTCGGATCGCGGTCGAACGCCGACGACGACGACGCGCGGGAGGCCCGCCGGGCGGCCATCCTGGCGTTCGACCCGGACGGCAAGAACGAGCGGGTGTTCGCGTCCGGTATCCGCAACCCGGTCGGGCTGGCCACGCACCCGAAGACCGGCCAGCTCTGGACCTCGGCGAACGAGCGGGACTTACTGGGCGACAACCTGGTGCCCGATTACATCACGCACGTCGAGGAGGGTGGGTTCTACGGTTGGCCGTGGTACTACCTCGGTTCCAACCAGGACCCGCGGCACCAGGGCAAGAAGCCCGAGCTGAAGGGCAAGGTGATCGTCCCCGACGTGCTCCTTCAGTCGCACATGGCCTCGCTCGACCTGACCTTCTACACCGGCGACCAGTTTCCGAAGGAGTACTTCCACGACGCGTTCGCGTCCGAGCACGGGTCGTGGAACCGGGCCCGCCGGGTCGGGTACAAGGTGATCCGGGTTCCGATGAAGGACGGCAAGGCGACCGGGGAGTTCGAAGACTTCCTCGTCGGATTCGTCACCAAGGAGGGCGACGTGTGGGGCCGACCGGTGGGTGTGGCCGTGGCGAAGGACGGCGCGCTGATGGTGACAGACGACGCCTCGGGCACGGTCTGGCGGGTGGCGTACACGAAGAAGAAATGA
- a CDS encoding alpha/beta hydrolase, protein MPSARLLLVTCALFVGVPTVPAADPPQKAEPERLKLWNLRAPNGDGTFEKAETWVTIHRPEKPNGTAVVICPGGGYGGLVTGAEGRGIATWLNAHGITGVVLEYRLPKGRPFVPLLDAQRAIRTVRANARGWGVDPAKVGIIGFSAGGHLASAAGTHFDDGDLKSEDAIEKMSCRPDFMILVYPVVTMGRGTHGGSRTNLLGNTPDDKLVTLFSNETQVTAKTPPAFLAHAKDDTLVVPANSRAFYAALRAQKVPAKYLELPSGGHGLNGYQGPMWDAWQAESLAWLAEEKFVPAIGANK, encoded by the coding sequence ATGCCTTCTGCGCGATTGTTACTGGTTACTTGTGCCTTGTTCGTCGGGGTGCCGACGGTTCCTGCCGCCGACCCGCCCCAAAAGGCCGAACCCGAGCGCCTAAAACTCTGGAACCTGCGCGCGCCCAACGGCGACGGCACGTTCGAGAAGGCCGAAACGTGGGTCACCATCCACCGGCCGGAGAAACCGAACGGCACCGCCGTCGTGATCTGTCCGGGCGGCGGCTACGGCGGGTTGGTGACCGGGGCCGAGGGCCGCGGAATCGCGACGTGGTTGAACGCCCACGGGATCACCGGGGTGGTGCTGGAATACCGCCTGCCGAAGGGGCGGCCGTTCGTGCCACTGCTCGATGCCCAGCGGGCGATCCGCACGGTCCGGGCGAACGCCCGGGGGTGGGGCGTCGATCCCGCCAAGGTCGGCATCATCGGATTTTCGGCCGGCGGGCACTTGGCCTCGGCCGCCGGGACCCACTTCGACGACGGTGACCTCAAGTCGGAAGACGCGATCGAGAAGATGAGCTGCCGGCCCGACTTCATGATCCTGGTGTACCCGGTCGTCACGATGGGCCGGGGCACGCACGGGGGCTCCCGAACCAACCTCCTCGGGAACACGCCCGACGACAAGCTGGTGACGCTGTTCTCGAACGAAACACAGGTGACGGCGAAGACGCCGCCCGCGTTCCTGGCCCACGCGAAGGACGACACGCTCGTCGTGCCGGCGAACAGCCGGGCGTTCTATGCCGCCCTGCGGGCCCAGAAGGTGCCGGCCAAATACCTGGAGTTGCCTTCCGGCGGGCACGGCCTGAACGGGTACCAGGGGCCGATGTGGGACGCCTGGCAGGCGGAGTCGCTGGCGTGGCTGGCGGAGGAGAAATTCGTTCCCGCGATCGGAGCCAACAAGTAG